A window from Entomoplasma freundtii encodes these proteins:
- the rplK gene encoding 50S ribosomal protein L11, translated as MAKKITRIAKLEFMAMQAKPGAELASLGINMPAFTKEFNEATKDRAGDVVPVVITAYDDKSFEFVLKTTPTPVLLKRAAKIEKGAKNSGKEVAGTVSMDDIRKIAEYKLPDLNANDIDAAINIIKGTAKNMGIKIEGANK; from the coding sequence GTGGCTAAAAAAATCACACGTATTGCAAAATTAGAATTTATGGCAATGCAAGCAAAACCAGGAGCAGAATTAGCATCCTTGGGAATTAACATGCCTGCTTTCACCAAAGAATTCAACGAGGCAACTAAGGACCGTGCTGGAGATGTTGTTCCAGTTGTTATTACTGCATATGATGACAAATCATTTGAATTTGTTTTAAAAACAACTCCAACTCCCGTTTTACTAAAACGTGCAGCAAAAATTGAAAAAGGTGCCAAAAATTCAGGAAAAGAAGTAGCTGGAACTGTTTCAATGGACGATATTCGTAAAATTGCTGAATACAAATTGCCAGATCTAAATGCCAATGACATTGATGCTGCAATTAACATTATTAAAGGAACTGCAAAAAATATGGGAATCAAAATCGAAGGAGCTAATAAATAA
- a CDS encoding alpha/beta hydrolase, whose translation MRRKQSENVPKVPTSDQDLVYNFPILWKTLWDMPQIKVLSTKSLVRFNNVVQDYLRDEGMRQRKAAYVEVDTIADYVDDSFARGLNQYNFLYTADDLKKLDEVVILNPDGQKLQALILRNNRSKKWVIALHGWTENKFLGLRQTYLFSKLGFNVMTIDVRAHGASYGTKTDLGYSAPYDLASCVDYLKTHYGMTNYGLIGNSMGGSIVVKYAEDIGYLDPALKFVIDDCGFSNLLLEARYFFQRQTKMPWWKVSFGLRRKFKKVFGYDPNDFDIRKKLSRTAQIPMLFLHGDADDLVPLYMSEQLYKEKIASEQIVVSELIVFPKAKHVEAISVGHKQYVNGIVQFLKKIGEIK comes from the coding sequence ATGCGTCGTAAACAAAGTGAAAATGTGCCTAAGGTGCCAACATCTGACCAAGATTTAGTTTATAATTTTCCGATTTTATGGAAAACTCTTTGGGATATGCCCCAAATAAAAGTGCTTTCTACTAAAAGTTTAGTTCGCTTTAATAATGTGGTGCAAGATTATCTCCGTGATGAGGGAATGCGCCAACGTAAGGCAGCTTATGTTGAAGTTGATACTATTGCTGATTATGTGGATGATTCTTTTGCTCGCGGTTTAAATCAGTATAATTTTCTTTATACTGCAGATGATTTGAAGAAACTTGATGAGGTAGTTATCCTTAACCCTGATGGTCAAAAACTGCAAGCTTTAATTCTCCGTAATAACCGTAGTAAAAAATGGGTGATTGCTTTACACGGTTGAACTGAAAATAAATTCCTCGGTTTACGCCAAACTTATTTATTTTCAAAATTAGGTTTTAATGTAATGACAATTGATGTTCGTGCTCATGGAGCTAGTTATGGTACTAAAACAGATTTAGGTTATTCGGCTCCTTATGATTTAGCGAGTTGTGTTGATTATTTGAAAACCCATTATGGAATGACTAATTATGGTTTAATTGGCAATAGTATGGGTGGCTCAATCGTGGTGAAGTATGCCGAAGACATTGGTTACTTAGACCCTGCTTTAAAGTTTGTCATTGATGATTGTGGTTTTAGTAATTTACTTCTCGAGGCACGGTATTTCTTTCAACGTCAAACAAAGATGCCATGATGAAAAGTAAGCTTTGGGTTGCGAAGAAAATTCAAAAAGGTTTTTGGGTATGATCCAAACGACTTTGATATTCGGAAAAAGTTAAGTCGTACGGCACAAATTCCAATGCTTTTTCTTCATGGGGATGCTGATGACCTTGTACCACTTTATATGTCAGAACAACTTTATAAAGAAAAAATTGCTTCAGAACAAATAGTTGTTTCAGAATTAATTGTTTTCCCTAAAGCTAAGCATGTCGAAGCCATTAGTGTAGGGCATAAACAATATGTTAATGGCATCGTTCAGTTCCTCAAAAAAATTGGTGAGATTAAATAA
- the nusG gene encoding transcription termination/antitermination protein NusG has protein sequence MKKNEEMNVDLDMLLDMPGQWFVINCSTGHEEKVLADLQQKIKTSNLENDVFDLRISKGITETKSGKIVIKNRFPGYIFINMNMSDKAWFVIRNTPGVTGFIGSAGKGLKPFPLTMNEVIKMLSTPDDELNENGTPKVGLIPSESEDNQDVVDEGNDKEESPTSTTSKGKPKGLVVPKKELHKANFNLNDFVRIKEGPYQNEEGKVIDIDYSKGIAIVSLEIFGRYTPAEVAFTNLEPVREY, from the coding sequence ATGAAGAAAAATGAAGAAATGAATGTTGATCTAGATATGCTATTAGACATGCCTGGTCAATGGTTTGTAATTAATTGCAGTACAGGTCATGAAGAAAAGGTCTTAGCAGATTTACAACAAAAAATTAAAACAAGCAACTTGGAAAATGATGTTTTTGATTTACGAATTTCGAAGGGAATTACTGAAACCAAAAGTGGTAAAATCGTGATTAAAAACCGCTTCCCGGGGTACATTTTTATCAACATGAATATGAGTGACAAAGCTTGATTTGTCATTCGAAATACTCCCGGAGTAACTGGATTCATTGGTTCAGCCGGGAAAGGCCTTAAACCCTTCCCTTTAACAATGAACGAAGTTATCAAAATGCTGTCAACTCCCGATGATGAATTGAACGAAAACGGTACACCAAAAGTAGGACTTATTCCTAGCGAATCGGAAGATAACCAAGATGTGGTTGATGAAGGCAATGATAAAGAAGAGTCACCAACTAGCACAACCAGCAAAGGTAAACCAAAAGGTCTGGTGGTCCCTAAAAAAGAGCTTCATAAAGCAAACTTTAACCTCAATGATTTTGTCCGCATTAAAGAAGGACCATATCAAAATGAAGAAGGAAAAGTAATCGATATTGATTATTCAAAAGGAATTGCTATTGTTTCCTTGGAAATCTTTGGCCGTTATACACCAGCTGAAGTGGCCTTCACTAATTTAGAACCAGTAAGAGAATATTAA
- the secE gene encoding preprotein translocase subunit SecE: protein MKTNPNKETARLEAKRAKKELKAAAKAARKSRQNDLEANLETPKKGKIDLQKWQKKGLKVPKTPKEKVNVKEAIQEFPVKMIKEVNKIKWSSSGNLTKKYISVLLFMVIFALFFALVDWGLQALFSLIKIV from the coding sequence ATGAAAACTAATCCGAATAAGGAAACAGCTCGGTTAGAAGCAAAAAGAGCCAAAAAAGAATTAAAAGCAGCAGCAAAGGCGGCAAGGAAAAGTCGTCAAAACGACTTAGAAGCGAATTTGGAAACCCCGAAAAAGGGGAAGATTGACCTCCAAAAATGACAAAAAAAAGGTCTAAAGGTTCCCAAAACACCCAAGGAAAAAGTCAACGTTAAGGAAGCAATTCAAGAGTTTCCCGTCAAAATGATTAAAGAAGTGAATAAGATTAAATGGTCTTCATCGGGAAATTTAACTAAAAAATATATTTCTGTTTTGTTATTCATGGTTATTTTTGCCCTCTTCTTTGCGTTGGTTGATTGAGGGCTACAAGCTTTATTTAGTTTAATCAAAATTGTTTAG
- the rpmG gene encoding 50S ribosomal protein L33, with the protein MDQKKRKIILVCEECLSRNYTFTKSGLTQKSRLEIKKFCPTCQKHQIHKETR; encoded by the coding sequence ATGGACCAAAAGAAAAGAAAAATCATTCTTGTTTGTGAAGAATGTTTAAGTAGAAATTATACTTTCACAAAAAGTGGGCTGACACAAAAAAGTCGCCTAGAAATTAAAAAGTTTTGTCCAACCTGTCAAAAACACCAAATTCATAAGGAAACACGCTAA
- a CDS encoding sigma-70 RNA polymerase sigma factor region 4 domain-containing protein has product MSDNQKVTNEQIQNYLKDNVSDLSLEEKYLFFQKLEIPINYAIAKVLRKFHTIPLEKEDFTSIAWLAFDEVLRKYQPTLTHKSFITYVIDNVYWKAMDYACKFVNNKHKILNLNNVNLSWQENQNLNVADSQEWMTQIFLEDYFRQAKIPTQNKDIFMDYLYNVPLVDIREKYQISRHKLKQTLEKTIADLERIIT; this is encoded by the coding sequence ATGTCTGATAATCAGAAAGTCACAAATGAACAAATTCAAAATTATCTAAAAGATAATGTAAGTGATTTATCATTGGAAGAAAAATATCTTTTTTTTCAAAAATTAGAAATCCCAATCAACTATGCAATCGCAAAAGTTTTGCGCAAGTTCCATACTATCCCGTTGGAAAAAGAAGATTTTACTTCAATTGCTTGGCTTGCTTTTGATGAAGTCTTACGAAAATATCAACCAACCTTAACCCATAAAAGTTTCATTACCTATGTTATTGATAACGTTTACTGGAAGGCGATGGATTACGCTTGTAAGTTTGTTAACAACAAACATAAAATTTTGAATCTCAATAATGTTAATTTATCTTGACAAGAAAACCAAAATCTAAATGTTGCGGATAGTCAGGAATGAATGACACAAATTTTCTTAGAAGATTATTTTAGACAAGCGAAAATTCCAACCCAAAATAAAGATATTTTTATGGACTACCTTTACAATGTGCCTTTAGTAGATATTCGCGAAAAATACCAAATTTCTCGCCATAAATTAAAGCAAACTCTTGAAAAAACAATTGCTGATTTGGAACGCATAATCACCTAA
- the rlmB gene encoding 23S rRNA (guanosine(2251)-2'-O)-methyltransferase RlmB: MAMNLIYGNQPVQDFLLKRPQLIRKIWTKDPEVWLARIQKTGRKITVNKLNPIELGKLAGKEANHQGVVAEIQEFQYFPAIELWKQLPQRDKDLVLVLDQIHDPHNFGAIIRSACLFGVQNIIMLNRHQVEVTPTVVKTSAGTAFDVKITKVANLYQALETLKENGYWIYASNLNQEAQDLRNVDFAAKTVLVVGNEGDGIRPLLTKASDFNVYIPIRPEIDSLNVSTATAIMLFAIATQLKLV; the protein is encoded by the coding sequence ATGGCCATGAACCTTATTTATGGAAACCAACCAGTCCAAGATTTTTTACTAAAAAGACCCCAACTAATTCGCAAGATTTGAACCAAAGATCCGGAAGTTTGACTCGCCCGAATTCAAAAAACGGGTCGCAAAATAACTGTTAACAAGCTGAATCCTATAGAATTAGGAAAATTGGCTGGAAAAGAGGCAAATCATCAAGGGGTGGTTGCTGAAATTCAAGAATTCCAATATTTCCCTGCTATTGAATTGTGGAAACAATTACCACAACGTGATAAAGATTTGGTTTTGGTGTTGGACCAAATCCATGATCCCCATAATTTTGGGGCCATCATCCGGAGTGCTTGTTTATTTGGAGTGCAAAACATTATTATGCTTAATCGTCACCAAGTAGAAGTGACTCCTACGGTAGTGAAGACTTCAGCTGGTACCGCCTTTGATGTAAAGATAACCAAAGTGGCCAACCTTTACCAGGCCCTGGAAACCTTAAAAGAAAATGGTTATTGAATTTATGCTTCTAACCTCAACCAAGAAGCCCAAGATTTACGAAATGTTGATTTTGCTGCAAAAACTGTTTTGGTTGTTGGTAACGAAGGTGATGGAATTAGACCACTATTAACCAAAGCAAGTGATTTTAATGTTTACATCCCCATCCGTCCCGAGATTGATTCGCTAAATGTATCAACAGCTACAGCAATTATGCTTTTTGCCATCGCAACGCAATTAAAACTAGTTTAA
- the cysS gene encoding cysteine--tRNA ligase, translated as MSFKKTTQLKIYDSLSTQNQTLSLSPSQPIKIYLCGPTVYNYIHLGNARPIITMDFLHRFLKTQNYPVNFLQNITDIDDKIIQKAAQEKQTEKEITDFYIQAYQNDLKNMKVLPPTTTLPISENLPQMIHFIDELVTQGEAYVVDGNVYFHLTPWKETYGQLGKKNLDDLIAGERVETVTSKKNPLDFVLWKKTTEGQKWPSPWGEGRPGWHTECVVLVNDYFKGPVDIHAGGVDLKFPHHENERVQFQAKNNQELAKIWMHNGHLNWGSTKMSKSLGNVVLVKDFFLKHHPDVLKWIFMSAKYTQPLNLSNDLISQGEKFRQKIQNLQKKKLKLEILSSELVSIRPNERDLRLEPTSGIWEEFIEAMQDDLNTPKVLTILERAIKLLNQGLDQGKSWKELSPLSTDFEKILITLGFDDYFQTKITRADKKLYQAWQVALAKKDYPQADSLRKLLIEKDLI; from the coding sequence ATGAGCTTTAAAAAAACCACACAACTAAAGATTTATGATAGTTTGTCGACCCAAAACCAAACCCTATCATTATCGCCTTCGCAACCCATTAAAATCTATCTTTGTGGTCCAACTGTTTATAACTACATTCATTTAGGCAATGCTCGTCCTATTATTACCATGGATTTTTTACACCGGTTTTTAAAAACCCAAAACTATCCGGTTAACTTTCTACAAAACATTACCGATATTGATGACAAAATTATTCAAAAAGCCGCCCAAGAAAAGCAAACTGAAAAGGAAATTACTGATTTTTATATTCAGGCTTACCAAAATGATTTAAAAAATATGAAGGTTTTGCCACCTACCACAACTTTACCAATCAGTGAAAACCTTCCGCAAATGATTCACTTCATTGATGAGTTAGTTACTCAAGGAGAGGCCTATGTTGTTGATGGGAATGTTTATTTTCACCTTACACCATGAAAAGAGACTTATGGTCAATTAGGAAAGAAAAACCTTGATGATTTAATTGCTGGCGAACGAGTGGAAACTGTTACTTCCAAAAAAAATCCCCTTGACTTTGTCCTTTGAAAAAAGACAACCGAAGGCCAAAAATGACCTTCACCATGAGGTGAAGGAAGACCTGGTTGACATACTGAATGTGTTGTTTTAGTAAATGACTATTTTAAAGGACCGGTTGATATTCATGCTGGAGGAGTAGATTTAAAGTTTCCTCATCATGAAAATGAACGTGTACAATTCCAAGCTAAAAATAATCAAGAATTGGCTAAGATTTGGATGCATAATGGACATCTTAATTGGGGCTCGACAAAAATGAGCAAATCATTAGGAAATGTTGTTTTAGTAAAAGACTTTTTTCTTAAGCATCATCCAGACGTTTTGAAATGAATTTTTATGTCTGCTAAGTATACCCAACCGCTCAACCTTTCTAATGACTTAATTAGCCAAGGTGAAAAATTCCGTCAAAAAATTCAAAATTTGCAAAAGAAAAAACTAAAATTAGAAATCCTTTCTTCTGAATTAGTCTCTATAAGGCCTAATGAGAGAGACCTAAGGTTAGAACCAACTTCCGGAATCTGGGAAGAATTTATTGAAGCCATGCAAGATGATTTAAACACTCCGAAAGTCTTAACAATCTTAGAAAGAGCCATCAAACTTTTAAACCAAGGTTTAGACCAAGGAAAAAGTTGAAAAGAACTTAGTCCGTTAAGTACCGATTTTGAAAAAATCTTAATAACACTTGGTTTCGATGATTACTTTCAAACTAAAATCACTAGGGCTGACAAAAAATTATACCAAGCATGGCAAGTAGCTTTGGCTAAAAAAGACTATCCTCAAGCTGACTCGCTAAGGAAACTTCTAATAGAAAAGGATTTGATTTAG